Genomic DNA from Atribacterota bacterium:
GTGATTGCTTAAAACAGCAATTGATATCATTCGAGAAATTAATTATCCCGACTAAATTAAGCATAATAAAGCATATAAGTAATAAAATGGAGCTAACAATAGCTACAAATATTAATGAAGGTATTTTAAAAAAAAGAAAAAGAAGGATAAATCTAGACCCCGGATATTTAACATTAAGTAAATTTATTTTAGCAAGTACCAAGGATGGATCTGCAAGAATCTATTTGAATCATGGAATATATGCTGAGATAACCCTGTCTTTTATTCATAAAACATTTCAACCATTGGATTGGACATACCTTAATTATCAAACTTTTTTATTTATTAATTTTTTAAACGATGTAAGAAAAAAGTATAAAGATCAAATAAACATTATTCAAAGTAGTCAAAATACATAAATATAATAAAATAATAAAGGGGTGAATAGTTATTGA
This window encodes:
- a CDS encoding DUF4416 family protein, giving the protein MGQIYYPNPVKLIFSIIGNEDYMFLEAKVNLTKIFGKIDMESEFQNFDFTDYYKKEMGDCLKQQLISFEKLIIPTKLSIIKHISNKMELTIATNINEGILKKRKRRINLDPGYLTLSKFILASTKDGSARIYLNHGIYAEITLSFIHKTFQPLDWTYLNYQTFLFINFLNDVRKKYKDQINIIQSSQNT